AGCCACCATTCATTCCTTCCCGGCCTACTACCGGCGCAAGCTTTCGCTTGCTCGGCATGCCTGTCCAGCCCAAAAAGCATGACCGCTGCGGCGGAGCGCCATTGACCTTGCCTGAAGGAGCCTTGTATTGCAGCTCGATAATGACATTTTGTGCAGGCTACAGTATTCAGGAAAATTAGCTCAACCTTTCACGTCGTCCGATCCAAGCTCGGTAACTCACAGTGTTAGCATTGACCAACAAAGCAACCACTGACGGCGGTAAATTGACGAGACAATTTTTGAGAGGGATCAGCGCAACTTCCGCCGTGGTGGAAGGCTTCTTGGGCGCCATTGATGCAGCGTTGATCGCCTTTCTGGGAGCGACAGAAAGCACGGAAGAGACGTAAAGATCTCAAGAGTGGGATGTTCGGCCGCATGAGCGAAAGTCCTCCCCCCGGACTGTATCTCTCTTGGTCTCCGCAGTCCACACCCGCCGGGCCACTAGCGTCGACCAACTCCGGGCAGCCGAGGCTAAGTGACCGGTCAGCTGACTCTCGGCGGTCGGCCCTGACCGAATGGCCGGAAAGATGGAGAAACTGATCTACCGAAGGGGGTTGCTGGCGGCGCTACACGTGGATCGTGCAACTTCTCCCAAAGAAGTTAGCGGCATACTCGGCGCGTCTTTTCGTGTTGCGCGTCTCGCTCCACGGGCCAGCAAACGCAGATTCTcagaagggaggggggggcttGGCTCGGACCTTTCCGTCCTCGTAGCTGCCCCGTCTCAACAAACCTTTACGCTCATTTGGAACAAGTCGAGCGCAACCTCGTGCACCCCACTCCAGCATGGCTTTGCTACAGTATCAGGCGCCGGTCGATTATGCCGCGCAATTAGACGGGTTCAAGGATTTCTTGCAGCATTTCAAGACCCTCCAGTCGACCTCCGAAGCTGCTGCGACCGAAGCATTGGAGGATCTAAACATTGACGGGAATCGATCCAGTGATGAATACGACTTCATGGACGatgtcgaggatgagagaaCAGAGACACGGGGAGCGACGAGGCGCCGGGAGCCGAAGCTCAAGTACATGCAAATTCTGCAGGACATCGCCAATCGCGAAGCATCGAACATTGTCATTGAGCTTGACGATCTGGATGTCGTGAGTGCGCCACACTGTTACAATTGCCGGTGAAAGGGGACTAATTTCTAACGATCCCCACATAGTACGAGAAAACCTTGACAGAGGAGATGCAGCAAAGCTTGAAGCTGGTTGACTCTATCCAAAAGAATACGAAGCGGTATATCGATGTCTTCTCACAAGCTGTGGATGCTGTCATGCCCAAAGAGACCAAGGAGATTACGTATGTCCTCCAGTCTGTGCTTTTCAAGTGCGACCTTGATAACTAACAATCTCCATAGGTTCAAAGATGACGTGCTGGATGTGATCATGTCTCAGCGCGAGAAGCGCAACGAAACGCAACAGATGCAGTCGGAAGCTGATATGGATGCCGCGCCTATTGCTTCCCTATTCCCGCCTGAGTTGACTCGACGATACACGCTCAACTTCAAGCCTCTCACAGCGTCGGGCTCTAGCAGTGACCGCGCTGGCAAAGCATTGGCCGTGCGAAACGTGCGTGGTGAGCATCTTGGCACACTGATCACCGTACGCGGCATCACCACCCGTGTGTCCGATGTCAAGCCTGCCGTTCAAATCAACGCATACACTTGTGATGTCTGCGGCTGTGAAGTCTTCCAGCCCGTGACGACGAAGCAGTTCATGCCTTTATCGGAGTGTCTCTCGGAGGACTGCAAGAAGAACAACACCAAGGGCCAGCTGTTTTTGTCGACCCGAGCGTCCAAATTCGTTCCTTTCCAGGAAgtcaagattcaagaaaTGGCTGATCAGGTGCCTGTGGGACACATCCCTCGCACTATGACTGTTCACTGCCACGGAGCGCAAACCCGCCAGTTGAACCCTGGAGATGTGGTGGACATCGCTGGCATCTTCTTGCCTACTCCGTACACTGGCTTCCGTGCTATCCGTGCCGGTCTCTTGACAGACACATACCTGGAAGCTCAAAACATCACGCAGCATAAGAAGGCCTATAATGAGATCGGCATGGATGCCCGGACTTTGCGGAAGATTGAGCAGTACCAAAACTCCGGCAACATGTACGAGTACCTCTCGCGCTCGATCGCCCCCGAAATCTTTGGGCATCTTGACGTCAAGAAGGCACTGTTGCTCCTGCTGATTGGCGGTGTTACCAAAGAGATGGGCGATGGCATGCATATTCGTGGTGATATCAACATCTGCTTGATGGGTGACCCTGGTGTTGCCAAATCCCAGTTGCTTCGATACATCACCAAAGTTGCCCCTCGTGGTGTTTACACGACCGGACGTGGAAGCAGTGGTGTCGGTTTGACTGCCGCTGTGATGAGAGACCCTGTCACCGATGAGATGATGCTGGAAGGTGGTGCCTTGGTTCTCGCTGATAACGGTATTTGCTGCATTGACGAGTTCGACAAGATGGATGATTCCGACCGAACTGCC
The window above is part of the Penicillium oxalicum strain HP7-1 chromosome VI, whole genome shotgun sequence genome. Proteins encoded here:
- a CDS encoding DNA replication licensing factor MCM7, whose product is MALLQYQAPVDYAAQLDGFKDFLQHFKTLQSTSEAAATEALEDLNIDGNRSSDEYDFMDDVEDERTETRGATRRREPKLKYMQILQDIANREASNIVIELDDLDVYEKTLTEEMQQSLKLVDSIQKNTKRYIDVFSQAVDAVMPKETKEITFKDDVLDVIMSQREKRNETQQMQSEADMDAAPIASLFPPELTRRYTLNFKPLTASGSSSDRAGKALAVRNVRGEHLGTLITVRGITTRVSDVKPAVQINAYTCDVCGCEVFQPVTTKQFMPLSECLSEDCKKNNTKGQLFLSTRASKFVPFQEVKIQEMADQVPVGHIPRTMTVHCHGAQTRQLNPGDVVDIAGIFLPTPYTGFRAIRAGLLTDTYLEAQNITQHKKAYNEIGMDARTLRKIEQYQNSGNMYEYLSRSIAPEIFGHLDVKKALLLLLIGGVTKEMGDGMHIRGDINICLMGDPGVAKSQLLRYITKVAPRGVYTTGRGSSGVGLTAAVMRDPVTDEMMLEGGALVLADNGICCIDEFDKMDDSDRTAIHEVMEQQTISISKAGITTTLNARTSILAAANPLYGRYNPRISPVENINLPAALLSRFDVMFLLLDTPSREVDEELANHVTYVHMHNKHPETEDAGVMFTPHEVRQYIAKARTYRPVVPTSVSDYMVGAYVAMRKRQKKDEARKQQFSHVTPRTLLGIVRLSQALARLRFSEEVVREDVDEALRLIEVSKASLYNDGESGADHTPSSKIYTLIRTLRESGAAAIGDDEDNALSVRRIRERVLAKGFTEDQLTTTLQEYSELNVWQIVGNGSRLVFFDGDDEMHG